DNA sequence from the Malus sylvestris chromosome 10, drMalSylv7.2, whole genome shotgun sequence genome:
TACTCCTGCTATATAACTTGTCGATAAAGCTGACATAAAGAAACGAGAGACAGGCTATGAGGGGAAAGAAAAGGTCTGATACCTGCAAGTGAGAGTAATACATTCTCTGTCTAGAAGGCCAACTAATTGCCCTCTGTGATCTTGAACATGCTGTGTAACAACTGGAATTTGATTCATTCCATACTTCTTCATAATGTTCTGAGCTGAAAGTAGAGTCATAGCAGGCGTAGCCGTCCATGGTACTCGGCATACTTCCCCGTCTGAAGAACACATTTCAGATACTATAAGCTCCTGCAGCATGTACAACCAGTTATTCAAGCTCAACAGGTCACAAATTTTAGTAGATGGGGAAAAATTAGAACCGGTAAAGCAAGAAAATAATCCAGCAGCAAAGGCCTAGCTGTTACCTTGGGTCTTTGTCGTCTTGATTTTGCATATTTATTGCTGAACTCTTGAATGTCTCTAAGTGTCAGTAAACCAATTAGAATATGATCGTCATCGACAATCATGGCATAGGGCTGCTTTTCTGCAAGCATGAGAGTCACTGCTTCTGTAAGCAACGTGTCCATTAAAACGGTCACATATCTTGTCCTCATGGCCTCGGATACAGATATCCTCTTCTCTAGGTTCTCAGTATTAATATCAGAACCATCTATACAGAGTGAACTCTCTAATTCACAAAGGTCGCTTGCCTTAGATGTGAAAGCATTACTAGAAGAAAGCCCACTTGCACTAGGGGAAGGTACTTCAGGTTGTTGATTGCCACTAGACTTTCCCTGTTTTAGTTTCTTAGTCTTCAAGATATCTTTTCTCCTTGTCTGTCCAGATGTAATCCACGAAGATAACCCTACAGCTCCAAGTAGCGGTAGTACAATACGATAATCTTGTGTCAATTCAAAAAGCAGCAGAACTGACGTCAGAGGTACCTGACAGACTCCTGCCAGAGTAGCAGCCATTCCAACCTGTAAATGGAACCTTTCCAACCGTCAACTACATCCAGATTTTGGGAATCCTTTTGATTTTAGCAGAGAGAtactagaaagaaaaataatatattcaCCGAAAAAAGTTTTAAGACTTTTCAAGTTACCATGGAGACTGGTATTATGTACATTCCATGTCAATTATCAAAAGACCATTCTACACCTTAGAACCAGTACAAATGCAGGAAACACATTGTACTTCTGAAAAGAAAGGTATCTGCCCCTGAAGATAATGGTTATAGGTTTCTAGATAATTACACAAGGCGGCCTCGTAATTCAAATGTGATTTTTGTTCTCAGAAATTATCAAAATAGATTTCGATCGGAATAGAGAGCCATTCTGTTTTATAAACATTAATAATTAACTAATGAAACAACTAACTTCTGAGTCTGACAATAACCTAAAGTCTAAACAGAATGCATATATGAAAACATACGAGTTGAGCATTGCTAGACATTTCAGTTTTGAAGGTAAACTATCTACTAGATATGAAAATAGCATAGAACTGTACCAGGCCATATGCTTGGGGTGATGCTACTTCCAAGACGGAAAGATGAAGTATAGGACTGGACTGAGCAACTGCAGAACTGATGAATTTCCCGTATGCCATTCCTGTTGCTGCACCAATAAAAAGTGATGGAGCATAGAAGCCTCCAACTAATCCAGAGGCTCGAGACAATGAGGTTGCACCTATCTTGACCACTACCAGCTGAAGTAACAGATCAGCTGAGAGGCATTTCTCAAGTGGTCGAGACTCCAGCAAAATGTCAACATTCTCGAAACCCCGATAAAGAATTTCAGGATATGCCAATGCCATAAGCCCGACTGCTAACCCACCCATGATAGGGAACAAAAATTTTGGTAGGCCCATGGTCTTGTGAAGATTGTCAACAAATACCAACATGTACGATGTGCACTTTGATAAGGTTAACGAAACCAAGCCACATAGGACACCCAG
Encoded proteins:
- the LOC126585456 gene encoding chloride channel protein CLC-e isoform X2, with the protein product MRGLDCIWRFPNAHSRRHLCPLVSPPPSSPPPRKTVLLFSPTSNTQTRTIDTKNASAGYTSNTRTSKPIKNGRALTPRPPLSLPQTQQTQQQNDDNDNAEEQEEEEEDEDESRAQGRGRGNWTIVLSSSLVNEIRDVFWGGMPQRGASWLREEYVGDTWKQVILVPASGGLIVAILNFLRDALEDGSQDNNGNEQGGEKGENLLVKMGMPVSVFDGLKAASRPFLKAIAACVTLGTGNSLGPEGPSVEIGTSIAKGVGAVFDKSSQRRLSLVAAGSAAGIASGFNAAVSGCFFAVESVLWPSPPDSSSISLVNTTSMVILSAVIASVVSEVGLGSEPAFKVPYYDFRSPTELPLYLLLGVLCGLVSLTLSKCTSYMLVFVDNLHKTMGLPKFLFPIMGGLAVGLMALAYPEILYRGFENVDILLESRPLEKCLSADLLLQLVVVKIGATSLSRASGLVGGFYAPSLFIGAATGMAYGKFISSAVAQSSPILHLSVLEVASPQAYGLVGMAATLAGVCQVPLTSVLLLFELTQDYRIVLPLLGAVGLSSWITSGQTRRKDILKTKKLKQGKSSGNQQPEVPSPSASGLSSSNAFTSKASDLCELESSLCIDGSDINTENLEKRISVSEAMRTRYVTVLMDTLLTEAVTLMLAEKQPYAMIVDDDHILIGLLTLRDIQEFSNKYAKSRRQRPKELIVSEMCSSDGEVCRVPWTATPAMTLLSAQNIMKKYGMNQIPVVTQHVQDHRGQLVGLLDRECITLTCRALATRESLCK
- the LOC126585456 gene encoding chloride channel protein CLC-e isoform X1, whose product is MRGLDCIWRFPNAHSRRHLCPLVSPPPSSPPPRKTVLLFSPTSNTQTRTIDTKNASAGYTSNTRTSKPIKNGRALTPRPPLSLPQTQQTQQQNDDNDNAEEQEEEEEDEDESRAQGRGRGNWTIVLSSSLVGLLTGIGVVLFNYSVNEIRDVFWGGMPQRGASWLREEYVGDTWKQVILVPASGGLIVAILNFLRDALEDGSQDNNGNEQGGEKGENLLVKMGMPVSVFDGLKAASRPFLKAIAACVTLGTGNSLGPEGPSVEIGTSIAKGVGAVFDKSSQRRLSLVAAGSAAGIASGFNAAVSGCFFAVESVLWPSPPDSSSISLVNTTSMVILSAVIASVVSEVGLGSEPAFKVPYYDFRSPTELPLYLLLGVLCGLVSLTLSKCTSYMLVFVDNLHKTMGLPKFLFPIMGGLAVGLMALAYPEILYRGFENVDILLESRPLEKCLSADLLLQLVVVKIGATSLSRASGLVGGFYAPSLFIGAATGMAYGKFISSAVAQSSPILHLSVLEVASPQAYGLVGMAATLAGVCQVPLTSVLLLFELTQDYRIVLPLLGAVGLSSWITSGQTRRKDILKTKKLKQGKSSGNQQPEVPSPSASGLSSSNAFTSKASDLCELESSLCIDGSDINTENLEKRISVSEAMRTRYVTVLMDTLLTEAVTLMLAEKQPYAMIVDDDHILIGLLTLRDIQEFSNKYAKSRRQRPKELIVSEMCSSDGEVCRVPWTATPAMTLLSAQNIMKKYGMNQIPVVTQHVQDHRGQLVGLLDRECITLTCRALATRESLCK